The Microbacterium limosum genome contains a region encoding:
- a CDS encoding iron-siderophore ABC transporter substrate-binding protein, with the protein MTLSRRVAPVALAAVAALALTACSTPAASDSAAESPESGSGFPVTIEHAYGETVIEDKPERVATVAWANHEVPLALGVVPVGMSEATWGDDDNDGVLPWVEDALAELGAETPVLFDETDGIDFEAVADTQPDVILASYSGLTQEEYDTLSQIAPVVAYPDVPWGTSVEDMIRMNSEAIGLAEEGEQLIADLQADVSDALAANPALEGKKVLFSYIDPTDLSQIGFYTSYDTRPGFLESIGLPTPEIVAEESAGTEEFYLMVSAEEADRFADVDLFVTYGEADGALVEAIKADPLLSQIPAIANGQIAVLENSTPLAASANPSPLSISWGIGDYFALLAAPLSQNG; encoded by the coding sequence ATGACCCTCTCCCGTCGCGTCGCGCCCGTCGCGCTGGCCGCCGTCGCCGCACTCGCCCTCACCGCCTGCTCCACCCCCGCCGCCTCCGACTCGGCCGCCGAGTCGCCCGAGTCCGGGTCCGGCTTCCCCGTCACGATCGAGCACGCCTACGGCGAGACCGTCATCGAGGACAAGCCCGAGCGGGTCGCCACGGTCGCATGGGCCAACCACGAGGTCCCCCTCGCCCTGGGCGTCGTGCCGGTCGGTATGAGCGAGGCGACGTGGGGCGACGACGACAACGACGGCGTGCTGCCCTGGGTCGAGGATGCGCTCGCCGAGCTGGGCGCCGAGACGCCGGTGCTCTTCGACGAGACGGACGGCATCGACTTCGAGGCCGTGGCCGACACGCAGCCCGACGTGATCCTGGCCTCCTACTCCGGCCTGACGCAGGAGGAGTACGACACGCTCTCGCAGATCGCTCCTGTCGTGGCCTACCCCGACGTCCCGTGGGGCACCTCGGTCGAGGACATGATCCGCATGAACTCCGAGGCCATCGGACTCGCCGAGGAGGGCGAGCAGCTCATCGCCGATCTGCAGGCGGACGTCTCCGACGCCCTCGCGGCCAACCCGGCGCTCGAGGGCAAGAAGGTGCTCTTCTCCTACATCGACCCGACCGACCTCAGCCAGATCGGGTTCTACACGAGCTACGACACGCGCCCCGGATTCCTCGAGTCGATCGGGCTGCCCACGCCGGAGATCGTCGCGGAGGAGTCCGCCGGCACGGAGGAGTTCTACCTGATGGTCAGCGCGGAGGAGGCCGACCGCTTCGCGGACGTGGACCTCTTCGTCACCTACGGCGAGGCCGACGGCGCGCTCGTCGAGGCGATCAAGGCCGACCCGCTGCTGTCGCAGATCCCCGCGATCGCGAACGGGCAGATCGCCGTGCTGGAGAACTCGACGCCGCTGGCCGCCTCGGCGAACCCCTCCCCGCTCTCGATCAGCTGGGGCATCGGCGACTACTTCGCGCTGCTCGCCGCTCCCCTCTCGCAGAACGGGTGA
- the ptsP gene encoding phosphoenolpyruvate--protein phosphotransferase yields the protein MAELRGVGIGLGVAQGPVARMAEPLPAPADVASELTAAEETARVRDAVAAVARELEERGAAAGGAAQEVLEAQAMMAEDPTLEEELDARIAAGKTAEFAVYDAFHSFRTQLEAVGGYLGERAADLDDVAQRVIARLRGVPAPGVPDPGHPFVLVAKDLAPADTALLDLDKVLALVTTEGGPTSHTAILAREKAIVAVVGVAGAKDLVDGEIVIVDAAADVVVRNPTAEELSRAQNRAAQRAAAADAPVTPGALADGTAIPLLANLGSPAGAAEAVELGAEGVGLFRTEFLFLSHSQAPTVAQQRAAYTQLLEAFPGKKVVVRVLDAGSDKPLPFLNDAHEENPALGLRGLRALRASEDILREQLTALAEADAATSADLWVMAPMVSTVEETEYFVSLAREYGIKTAGVMVEVPSIALLADRVLPHADFASIGTNDLTQYTLAADRLLGSVASFQDPWHPAVLRLIREVGAAGGAAGKPVGICGEAAADPLLAVVLVGLGATSLSMAPTALADVRATLLTHSLEDARRIAEAALAANEAAAARQAAQQAASPHAAPAAH from the coding sequence ATGGCCGAGCTGAGAGGCGTGGGCATCGGGCTGGGCGTCGCCCAGGGTCCGGTGGCCCGCATGGCCGAGCCGCTGCCGGCGCCCGCCGACGTCGCGAGCGAGCTGACCGCCGCGGAGGAGACGGCGCGCGTGCGCGATGCCGTCGCCGCGGTGGCACGGGAACTCGAGGAGCGCGGGGCGGCCGCGGGCGGAGCCGCGCAGGAGGTTCTCGAGGCGCAGGCCATGATGGCCGAGGACCCGACCCTCGAGGAGGAGCTCGACGCGCGCATCGCCGCCGGCAAGACGGCGGAGTTCGCCGTCTACGACGCCTTCCACTCCTTCCGCACGCAACTGGAGGCCGTCGGCGGCTACCTCGGCGAGCGCGCGGCCGATCTCGACGACGTCGCCCAGCGCGTCATCGCGCGCCTGCGGGGGGTTCCCGCACCCGGGGTGCCCGATCCGGGGCATCCGTTCGTCCTCGTCGCGAAGGACCTCGCCCCCGCGGACACGGCGCTGCTCGACCTGGACAAGGTTCTCGCGCTCGTGACCACCGAGGGCGGACCGACCTCCCACACGGCGATCCTGGCCCGGGAGAAGGCGATCGTCGCGGTCGTCGGCGTCGCCGGCGCGAAGGACCTCGTCGACGGTGAGATCGTGATCGTGGATGCCGCGGCGGACGTCGTCGTGCGGAACCCGACGGCCGAGGAGCTCTCGCGAGCGCAGAACCGTGCCGCTCAGCGCGCGGCCGCGGCCGACGCGCCCGTGACACCGGGCGCGCTCGCCGACGGCACGGCGATCCCGCTCCTGGCGAACCTCGGCTCCCCCGCCGGCGCCGCCGAGGCGGTCGAGCTGGGCGCCGAGGGTGTGGGGCTCTTCCGCACCGAGTTCCTCTTCCTCAGCCACAGCCAGGCACCCACCGTCGCGCAGCAGAGGGCCGCGTACACGCAGCTGCTGGAGGCGTTCCCCGGCAAGAAGGTCGTCGTGCGCGTGCTCGATGCGGGGTCGGACAAGCCCCTGCCGTTCCTCAACGACGCCCACGAGGAGAACCCCGCGCTCGGGCTTCGCGGCCTGCGCGCGCTGCGCGCGAGCGAGGACATCCTGCGCGAGCAGCTCACCGCCCTGGCCGAGGCGGATGCCGCGACATCCGCCGATCTCTGGGTCATGGCACCGATGGTGTCCACCGTCGAGGAGACCGAGTACTTCGTCTCGCTCGCGCGCGAGTACGGCATCAAGACGGCCGGCGTCATGGTGGAGGTGCCCTCCATCGCCCTCCTCGCCGACCGCGTGCTCCCCCACGCCGACTTCGCCTCGATCGGCACGAACGACCTGACGCAGTACACCCTCGCGGCCGACCGGCTGCTGGGGTCGGTCGCCTCCTTCCAGGATCCGTGGCACCCCGCCGTGCTGCGGCTGATCCGCGAGGTCGGTGCCGCGGGCGGCGCCGCCGGCAAGCCCGTCGGAATCTGCGGCGAGGCCGCGGCCGACCCGCTGCTCGCGGTGGTCCTGGTCGGCCTCGGCGCCACGAGCCTGTCGATGGCCCCGACCGCGCTGGCCGACGTGCGCGCGACTCTGCTCACCCACTCCCTCGAGGATGCCCGCCGCATCGCCGAGGCCGCCCTGGCCGCGAACGAAGCGGCCGCAGCCCGACAGGCGGCCCAGCAGGCCGCCAGCCCACACGCGGCCCCCGCCGCTCACTGA
- a CDS encoding BglG family transcription antiterminator has protein sequence MTRARQDRVVALLARDRGWVTAATLADALGVTPRSIRTYVTAVNARAGAADAIESGPHGYRIDPAALPRLRETGAETGTPRDRLHSLVRTLVDADDGIDVHETAARLYVSDATFDGDLARVRGLIAGGGLVLERQGTRVRLRGPEEAQRRLLSRLVHDEMDAGALDMPLLRRSLGAEYVDPDALQAFKSALVAELPALGYYVNEFGITDVLLHVAIAVDRTRRRRTIEEPGAASPPADRIAEVVGALAQSHFDVSLGAADTQHLATLLLTRVVAPAAEGENDPRERLDPQVEGAVRDAVDRAAAEFAVDLGHDDFVLRLALHVQNLLHRARVGAWSRNPLTRSIKSSYPMIFEVAVFIAVQLRESLGLDLQDDELAYIAMHVGGRLERSRRADAIVTATIVCPGYYELHELLRSSVVRSLGQDIEVVSVETRADPDWAALGTDVILTTIAAPAASDRVVQVQPFLTESDVERVRGAAARVRRGRRLARLRAELEQYMDAASFVRGFEGMGDEESAIRRLGSLLVARGVIDDDYIERTIERERLSSTAFTDALAVPHALTMSATRTAIAVAVSEQSMGWGENRVQVIALVAFSESDRAAFQTIFEQLVEVFSERDSVQRIVRRGVDYAGFIDELVAVIDG, from the coding sequence GTGACCAGGGCGCGTCAGGACCGCGTCGTCGCGCTGCTCGCCCGCGACCGCGGGTGGGTCACCGCGGCGACTCTCGCCGACGCGCTCGGCGTCACTCCCCGCAGCATCCGCACATATGTCACCGCGGTGAATGCGCGGGCGGGTGCCGCAGATGCGATCGAGTCCGGACCGCACGGCTACCGGATCGATCCCGCCGCGCTGCCGCGTCTGCGCGAGACGGGAGCCGAGACCGGCACGCCCCGCGACCGGCTCCACTCCCTCGTCCGCACCCTCGTCGACGCCGATGACGGGATCGACGTGCACGAGACCGCGGCTCGCCTCTACGTGAGCGACGCGACCTTCGACGGCGACCTGGCGCGCGTGCGCGGGCTCATCGCCGGCGGGGGGCTCGTGCTCGAGCGCCAGGGCACGCGGGTGAGGCTGAGGGGACCGGAGGAGGCGCAGCGGCGCCTGCTGAGCCGTCTCGTGCACGACGAGATGGATGCCGGTGCCCTCGACATGCCCCTTCTGCGTCGCTCCCTCGGCGCCGAGTACGTCGATCCCGACGCGCTGCAGGCCTTCAAGTCGGCGCTCGTGGCGGAACTGCCCGCGCTCGGGTACTACGTCAACGAGTTCGGCATCACCGACGTCCTGCTGCACGTGGCCATCGCCGTCGACCGCACGCGCCGGCGGCGCACGATCGAGGAGCCGGGCGCAGCCTCGCCGCCCGCGGACCGGATCGCCGAGGTCGTCGGCGCGCTCGCCCAGAGCCACTTCGACGTCAGCCTGGGCGCCGCCGACACGCAGCACCTGGCCACGCTGCTCCTGACGCGTGTCGTCGCCCCCGCAGCCGAGGGCGAGAACGATCCGCGTGAGCGGCTGGATCCGCAGGTCGAGGGCGCCGTGCGGGACGCGGTCGATCGCGCCGCCGCGGAGTTCGCCGTCGATCTCGGGCACGACGACTTCGTCCTGCGCCTCGCCCTGCACGTGCAGAACCTGCTGCACCGCGCGCGGGTGGGCGCATGGTCGCGCAATCCGCTCACCCGCTCGATCAAGTCGAGCTATCCGATGATCTTCGAGGTCGCGGTCTTCATCGCCGTGCAGCTGCGGGAGAGCCTCGGGCTCGACCTGCAGGACGACGAGCTGGCATACATCGCCATGCACGTGGGAGGGCGTCTCGAGCGCAGCCGCCGCGCCGACGCGATCGTGACCGCCACCATCGTGTGCCCGGGCTACTACGAGCTCCACGAGCTGCTGCGCTCGAGCGTCGTGCGCTCCCTCGGGCAGGACATCGAGGTCGTCTCGGTCGAGACCCGGGCCGACCCCGACTGGGCGGCGCTCGGCACCGACGTCATCCTCACGACGATCGCCGCGCCCGCGGCATCCGACCGCGTCGTGCAGGTGCAGCCCTTCCTGACCGAGTCCGATGTGGAGCGCGTGCGGGGCGCGGCGGCCCGTGTGCGTCGCGGCCGGCGGCTCGCGCGACTGCGCGCCGAGCTGGAGCAGTACATGGATGCCGCGTCGTTCGTGCGCGGATTCGAGGGGATGGGCGACGAGGAGTCCGCGATCCGGAGGCTGGGCTCGCTGCTCGTGGCCCGCGGCGTGATCGACGACGACTACATCGAGCGCACGATCGAGCGGGAGCGGCTGTCGTCGACGGCCTTCACGGATGCCCTCGCGGTTCCTCACGCGCTGACGATGTCGGCGACGCGCACGGCGATCGCCGTGGCGGTGTCGGAGCAGTCGATGGGGTGGGGCGAGAACCGCGTGCAGGTCATCGCGCTCGTGGCGTTCAGCGAGAGCGACCGCGCGGCATTCCAGACGATCTTCGAGCAGCTTGTCGAGGTGTTCTCCGAGCGCGACAGCGTGCAGCGCATCGTGCGCCGTGGCGTCGACTACGCCGGATTCATCGACGAGCTCGTCGCGGTCATCGACGGCTGA
- a CDS encoding HPr family phosphocarrier protein codes for MAEISRTVRIGSSHGLHARPAKLFAQAAKEAGMPVTVAKDSGKPVNAASILGVISLGVEQGDYVTLTVETDDESAGEKTLDALAELLTTDHDAA; via the coding sequence ATGGCCGAAATCTCCCGCACCGTCCGCATCGGCTCGTCCCATGGACTCCACGCGCGCCCCGCGAAGCTCTTCGCGCAAGCAGCGAAGGAGGCGGGCATGCCCGTCACGGTCGCCAAGGACTCAGGCAAGCCGGTCAACGCCGCCAGCATCCTGGGCGTCATCTCGCTCGGCGTGGAGCAGGGCGACTACGTGACCCTCACGGTCGAGACCGACGACGAAAGCGCGGGCGAGAAGACGCTCGACGCGCTCGCCGAGCTGCTCACGACCGACCACGACGCCGCGTGA
- a CDS encoding PTS mannitol transporter subunit IICB, with translation MTTTSPAAQRGGARVAVQRFGTFLSGMIMPNIPALIAWGIITAFFIPVGWTPNADLSTMVGPIIHYLLPILIAYTAGYMVYKIRGGVVASIAVMGAIAGSDLLIANFNATLPEGEAPLGQIHMFIGAMIMGPLAAYTMRWLDSLWDGKIKAGFEMLVNMFSAGIWGFVMAIVGFFPVAWLVNGIMNVLSTAVNWLVETNLLPLTSIIIEPAKVFFLNNAINHGVLTPLGISQAAEDGKSILFLLEANPGPGVGLLLAFTIFGIGAARASAPGAAVIQFFGGIHEVYFPFALMKPVLIVALIAGGMTGVTTNMIFDAGLRAPAAPGSIFAVIAQTASDSYIGVILSVILSAAVSFVIASVILRATRKRDLLAEGDEFAAAVSQTAANKGKSSAALDALRASDGRDREAVRAAGEAVDRLESEADTGGRLDGGVVTTRQVRTIVFACDAGMGSSAMGASVLRNKIKKAGIEDVTVTNKAIANLDASADLVITQNQLTDRARHQTPDAIHVSVDNFMNSPKYDEVVDLVRDQHQDGA, from the coding sequence ATGACGACGACGTCACCTGCCGCGCAGAGGGGCGGTGCCCGGGTCGCGGTCCAGCGATTCGGCACGTTCCTCTCCGGCATGATCATGCCGAACATCCCCGCGCTGATCGCGTGGGGCATCATCACGGCGTTCTTCATCCCGGTCGGCTGGACCCCCAACGCCGACCTCTCCACGATGGTCGGCCCGATCATCCACTACCTGCTGCCGATCCTCATCGCCTACACGGCCGGCTACATGGTCTACAAGATCCGCGGAGGCGTCGTCGCCTCCATCGCGGTGATGGGTGCGATCGCGGGCTCCGACCTGCTCATCGCCAACTTCAACGCCACGCTCCCCGAGGGCGAGGCCCCGCTCGGCCAGATCCACATGTTCATCGGCGCGATGATCATGGGACCGCTCGCGGCCTACACGATGCGCTGGCTCGACAGCCTCTGGGACGGCAAGATCAAGGCCGGCTTCGAGATGCTCGTCAACATGTTCTCGGCCGGCATCTGGGGCTTCGTGATGGCCATCGTGGGCTTCTTCCCCGTCGCCTGGCTGGTCAACGGCATCATGAACGTGCTGAGCACGGCGGTGAACTGGCTCGTCGAGACGAATCTGCTCCCGCTGACCAGCATCATCATCGAGCCCGCGAAGGTCTTCTTCCTGAACAACGCCATCAACCACGGCGTGCTCACGCCGCTCGGCATCAGCCAGGCGGCGGAGGACGGCAAGTCGATCCTGTTCCTCCTCGAGGCCAACCCCGGCCCCGGCGTCGGCCTGCTGCTCGCGTTCACGATCTTCGGGATCGGCGCGGCCCGCGCCTCGGCTCCCGGTGCCGCGGTGATCCAGTTCTTCGGCGGCATCCACGAGGTGTACTTCCCCTTCGCACTGATGAAGCCGGTACTGATCGTCGCGCTGATCGCCGGCGGCATGACGGGCGTCACCACGAACATGATCTTCGACGCGGGCCTGCGTGCGCCGGCCGCTCCGGGCAGCATCTTCGCGGTGATCGCCCAGACGGCCAGCGACAGCTACATCGGCGTGATCCTCTCGGTCATCCTCTCGGCGGCGGTGAGCTTCGTGATCGCGTCGGTCATCCTGCGCGCGACGCGCAAGCGCGACCTGCTCGCGGAGGGCGACGAGTTCGCCGCGGCGGTCTCGCAGACCGCGGCCAACAAGGGCAAGTCCTCGGCAGCCCTCGACGCCCTGCGGGCGTCCGACGGCCGTGACCGCGAAGCCGTGCGCGCGGCCGGCGAGGCGGTGGACCGCCTCGAAAGCGAGGCCGACACCGGCGGCCGCCTGGACGGCGGAGTCGTCACGACGAGGCAGGTGAGGACGATCGTCTTCGCGTGCGACGCCGGCATGGGCTCCTCCGCCATGGGCGCGAGCGTGCTGCGCAACAAGATCAAGAAGGCGGGCATCGAGGACGTCACGGTCACCAACAAGGCGATCGCGAACCTGGATGCCTCCGCCGATCTCGTGATCACGCAGAACCAGCTCACCGACCGTGCCCGGCACCAGACGCCCGACGCGATCCACGTATCGGTCGACAATTTCATGAACTCGCCGAAGTACGACGAGGTCGTGGATCTCGTGCGCGATCAGCACCAGGATGGTGCGTAG
- a CDS encoding iron ABC transporter permease, whose protein sequence is MSTATTAPGRPPGTAALRRPAAVRLAWLGAGVALLAVLFVASVAFGVRDVSLTEILAAMRGDAGGIGEAAVVLRVPRTVLAMIVGAALALSGAAMQAVTRNPLADPGILGISPGAALAVVIGIAFFGLSNPYSYIGVATIGAALAAVFVYAVGSAGRGGATPLKLALAGAASAAAFTSLVSAILLPRVDILETFRFWQIGGVGGASWDRIAIVAPFLALGAFICLVSARSMNSLALGDDMAAGLGVRVGRARLLAAVGAVILAGAATAIAGPIGFVGLVIPHLCRLLVGGDHRWLLPFSAIAGAALLTFADIVGRLITRPEEIEVGIVTALIGAPVFIWIVRRQRVREL, encoded by the coding sequence GTGAGCACCGCCACCACGGCACCCGGACGGCCGCCTGGCACCGCCGCACTGCGGCGACCGGCGGCCGTCCGTCTGGCGTGGCTCGGCGCCGGCGTCGCACTCCTCGCGGTGCTCTTCGTCGCATCGGTCGCCTTCGGCGTGCGGGATGTGTCGCTGACCGAGATCCTCGCGGCGATGCGCGGGGATGCCGGGGGCATCGGCGAGGCCGCCGTCGTGCTCCGCGTCCCCCGCACGGTGCTCGCGATGATCGTCGGCGCCGCGCTCGCGCTCTCGGGCGCGGCGATGCAGGCCGTCACGCGCAATCCGCTCGCAGACCCCGGCATCCTCGGCATCAGCCCCGGCGCCGCGCTGGCGGTCGTCATCGGCATCGCGTTCTTCGGCCTCAGCAACCCCTACTCCTACATCGGCGTCGCGACGATCGGAGCAGCCCTCGCCGCCGTGTTCGTCTATGCGGTCGGCTCGGCGGGGCGCGGGGGCGCCACTCCCCTCAAGCTCGCCCTCGCGGGGGCGGCGTCCGCGGCGGCGTTCACGTCGCTCGTGAGCGCCATCCTGCTGCCCCGCGTCGACATCCTCGAGACGTTCCGCTTCTGGCAGATCGGCGGGGTGGGGGGAGCCAGCTGGGACCGCATCGCGATCGTCGCCCCGTTCCTCGCGCTCGGCGCGTTCATCTGCCTCGTCAGCGCCCGGAGCATGAACTCCCTCGCGCTCGGCGACGACATGGCCGCCGGTCTCGGCGTACGGGTGGGCCGGGCACGGCTGCTCGCCGCCGTCGGCGCCGTCATCCTCGCCGGCGCCGCCACCGCGATCGCGGGGCCGATCGGCTTCGTAGGCCTCGTCATCCCCCACCTGTGCCGCCTGCTCGTGGGAGGCGACCACCGCTGGCTGCTGCCGTTCTCGGCGATCGCGGGCGCAGCGCTGCTCACCTTCGCCGACATCGTCGGCCGCCTCATCACGCGCCCCGAGGAGATCGAGGTCGGGATCGTCACGGCCCTCATCGGCGCCCCCGTCTTCATCTGGATCGTCCGCCGGCAGAGGGTGCGCGAGCTATGA
- a CDS encoding PTS sugar transporter, protein MRILVVCSAGASSTFVAMRLRRAAQSQGIALHAVAGTRESLPIDIDSADILLLGPHLRDEMPRVHAQSAHRSVPVLALPDDVFSDLDGTRTLDLVRPLLSGAPTALNA, encoded by the coding sequence ATGAGGATCCTCGTTGTGTGCAGCGCGGGCGCGTCCAGCACGTTCGTCGCCATGCGGTTGCGCCGCGCCGCCCAGTCGCAGGGCATCGCCCTGCACGCGGTCGCCGGAACGCGCGAATCGCTCCCGATCGACATCGACTCGGCCGACATCCTCCTGCTCGGGCCCCACCTGCGGGACGAGATGCCCCGCGTCCACGCCCAGAGCGCTCACCGGAGCGTCCCGGTGCTCGCCCTGCCAGACGATGTCTTCTCCGACCTCGACGGCACCCGAACCCTCGACCTGGTGCGGCCGCTCCTGAGCGGCGCACCCACCGCCCTGAACGCCTGA
- a CDS encoding PTS sugar transporter subunit IIA yields the protein MARDVLSLGQVRIHAGSATREEAMKEAADILEAAGCVTTAYFDAMQLREQTVSTYMGNELAIPHGTNETKDAILESGLSVVRYDGGIDWGGEHVTFVIGIAGKGDEHLEILSQIAILFSDEDEVAKLKAASSPDELFSLLSAVNES from the coding sequence ATGGCACGTGACGTCCTCTCCCTGGGTCAGGTTCGCATCCACGCAGGATCCGCAACGCGCGAAGAGGCGATGAAGGAGGCCGCCGACATCCTCGAAGCGGCCGGGTGCGTCACGACCGCCTACTTCGACGCGATGCAGCTGCGCGAGCAGACCGTCTCGACGTACATGGGCAACGAGCTCGCGATCCCGCACGGCACGAACGAGACGAAGGACGCGATCCTCGAGTCCGGCCTCTCTGTGGTCCGCTACGACGGCGGGATCGATTGGGGCGGCGAGCACGTCACGTTCGTGATCGGGATCGCCGGCAAGGGCGACGAGCACCTGGAGATCCTGTCGCAGATCGCCATCCTCTTCTCCGACGAGGACGAGGTCGCGAAGCTGAAGGCCGCTTCCTCCCCCGATGAGCTCTTCTCGCTCCTCTCGGCGGTGAACGAGTCGTGA
- a CDS encoding siderophore-interacting protein: MNTLTRSPHIAHVPMRASVARIEVLSPTFRRFTLTGPELASVADNRLDQRFKILFPVPGVGLDAMPPGDDWYLAWRQLDNAVRPIMRTYTVREVRPEASEFDVDIALHGRIGPASAWALDAKPGDELIVCVPHRGFEGDFHGGVDWRPPAEARRVLIAADETALPAVSGIFERLDPLAQGTAVIEVPHPDDAAALSPAPAGVEVVVVARGDRPVGSELVPAVRAAAERVLDGTRTPVAELEDVDIDSVMLWEVPHDAKGEPLGHAPFFAWLAGEASPIKELRRHLVSERGVDRHAVAFMGYWRAGRPEMS, from the coding sequence GTGAACACGCTCACCCGCTCCCCCCACATCGCCCACGTGCCGATGCGAGCCTCGGTCGCTCGCATCGAAGTGCTGAGCCCGACGTTCCGGCGCTTCACCCTGACCGGCCCCGAGCTGGCCTCGGTCGCCGACAACCGGCTCGACCAGCGGTTCAAGATCCTCTTCCCCGTCCCCGGCGTGGGGCTCGACGCGATGCCCCCCGGCGACGACTGGTATCTCGCGTGGCGGCAGCTCGACAACGCCGTGCGACCGATCATGCGCACCTACACCGTGCGCGAGGTGCGCCCCGAGGCATCCGAGTTCGACGTCGACATCGCCCTGCACGGCCGCATCGGACCCGCCTCCGCATGGGCCCTCGACGCCAAGCCCGGCGACGAGCTGATCGTCTGCGTTCCGCACCGCGGATTCGAGGGCGACTTCCACGGCGGCGTGGACTGGCGACCCCCGGCCGAGGCGCGTCGCGTGCTCATCGCCGCCGACGAGACCGCGCTGCCCGCCGTCTCCGGCATCTTCGAGCGCCTCGACCCCCTCGCGCAGGGGACGGCCGTCATCGAGGTTCCCCACCCGGACGACGCGGCGGCGCTCAGCCCCGCACCCGCCGGCGTCGAGGTCGTCGTCGTCGCCCGAGGCGATCGTCCCGTCGGGTCGGAGCTCGTCCCCGCCGTGCGCGCCGCCGCCGAGCGCGTGCTCGACGGCACGCGCACGCCCGTCGCGGAGCTCGAGGACGTCGACATCGACAGCGTCATGCTGTGGGAGGTCCCCCACGACGCCAAGGGCGAGCCGCTGGGGCACGCGCCGTTCTTCGCCTGGCTCGCCGGCGAGGCATCCCCCATCAAGGAGCTCCGCCGTCACCTCGTGTCCGAGCGCGGCGTCGATCGGCACGCCGTGGCCTTCATGGGGTACTGGCGCGCCGGCCGGCCCGAGATGTCCTGA
- a CDS encoding mannitol-1-phosphate 5-dehydrogenase — protein sequence MKAVHFGAGNIGRGFVGLLLHEGGYELVFSDVAADLVDAINAHDSYTVHEVGEGGTDKTVTGFRAINSAEDPQAVIDEIAGANVVTTAVGPTVLRFVAPLILAGLALRDPSSPPLQIMACENAIGATDTLRDHIRDQAAEAWDAISARAVFANTAVDRIVPAPQDNPGVDVTVEPFYEWAIERGPFGSNPPAIPGAHFVDDLTPYIERKLFTVNTGHATTAYYGALAGAEKISDALADPAIAERVSAVLEETSALLAAKHELDPAHLSEYRATILGRFRNPALPDTVGRVGRQPLRKLSRHERFVGPAAEAAERGLPVDALVDAMGAALAFDDPADEQVAQLQQLLRDQDAAAATTAITGLPTDHPLFPRVERIVARRQSELR from the coding sequence GTGAAGGCGGTTCACTTCGGCGCCGGCAACATCGGCCGCGGCTTCGTCGGGCTGCTCCTGCACGAGGGCGGGTACGAGCTCGTCTTCTCCGACGTCGCGGCGGATCTCGTCGACGCCATCAACGCCCACGACTCGTACACGGTGCACGAGGTCGGCGAGGGCGGCACCGACAAGACCGTGACGGGCTTCCGCGCGATCAACAGCGCCGAAGACCCCCAGGCCGTCATCGACGAGATCGCGGGCGCGAACGTCGTGACCACCGCGGTCGGCCCGACCGTGCTCCGCTTCGTCGCCCCGCTCATCCTCGCGGGTCTCGCACTGCGCGACCCGTCGTCGCCCCCGCTGCAGATCATGGCGTGCGAGAACGCCATCGGCGCGACCGACACCCTGCGGGACCACATCCGGGACCAGGCGGCGGAGGCCTGGGACGCGATCTCCGCGCGGGCCGTGTTCGCCAACACGGCCGTCGACCGCATCGTTCCGGCCCCGCAGGACAACCCCGGGGTGGATGTCACGGTCGAGCCCTTCTACGAATGGGCGATCGAGCGGGGCCCGTTCGGGTCGAACCCGCCGGCGATACCCGGCGCGCACTTCGTCGACGACCTCACCCCGTACATCGAGCGCAAGCTCTTCACGGTCAACACCGGCCACGCCACGACCGCGTACTACGGTGCGCTCGCGGGCGCGGAGAAGATCTCCGACGCGCTCGCGGATCCCGCGATCGCCGAGCGCGTGTCGGCCGTGCTCGAGGAGACCTCGGCGCTCCTGGCCGCCAAGCACGAGCTCGACCCCGCCCACCTGTCGGAGTACCGCGCGACGATCCTGGGACGCTTCCGCAACCCCGCACTCCCCGACACCGTGGGCCGGGTGGGCCGGCAACCGCTGCGCAAGCTCTCGCGACACGAGCGTTTCGTGGGTCCCGCCGCCGAGGCCGCCGAGCGCGGACTGCCGGTGGACGCCCTCGTCGATGCGATGGGCGCCGCCCTGGCCTTCGACGACCCCGCAGACGAGCAGGTCGCGCAGCTCCAGCAGCTGCTGCGCGATCAGGATGCCGCGGCCGCGACGACCGCCATCACGGGTCTCCCGACGGATCACCCGCTGTTCCCCCGCGTCGAGCGGATCGTGGCACGGCGACAGTCCGAGCTGCGCTGA